The following proteins are encoded in a genomic region of Sandaracinaceae bacterium:
- a CDS encoding NAD-dependent epimerase has translation MSHMTVIVTGAAGFIGSHVATRLLERGERVVGVDNMNDYYDPSLKRARLARLERLGGDFSLHEISVEDNEALTRAFDAAKPTKVVHLAAQAGVRYSIENPAAYVQSNLVGFGNILELSKRHQLQHLVYASSSSVYGNHTHMPFSVRDSVDHPMSLYAASKKANELMAHAYSHLFRLPTTGLRFFTVYGPWGRPDMALFLFTKAMLAGQPVPVFNHGVMSRDFTYIDDIVEGVIRTLDAPPEPDPTWNPEDPSPATSSAPYRVFNIGNGNPSELLDMIRLIEENLGIKATLDMLPMQPGDVPATYADVAELRDAVGFTPNTSLAVGIERFVRWYREYYAV, from the coding sequence CTGAGCCACATGACCGTCATCGTCACCGGCGCCGCCGGCTTCATCGGCTCGCACGTGGCCACCCGCCTGCTCGAGCGCGGCGAGCGCGTGGTGGGCGTGGACAACATGAATGACTACTACGACCCGTCGCTCAAGCGGGCACGGCTGGCGCGGCTAGAACGCCTGGGCGGTGACTTCTCGCTGCACGAGATCTCGGTCGAAGACAACGAGGCCCTCACGCGCGCCTTCGACGCCGCCAAGCCCACCAAGGTGGTGCACCTCGCCGCGCAGGCCGGCGTCCGCTACTCCATCGAGAACCCAGCGGCCTATGTGCAGTCCAACCTGGTGGGCTTCGGCAACATCCTCGAGCTGAGCAAACGCCACCAGCTCCAGCACCTGGTCTATGCCTCCAGCAGCTCGGTCTACGGCAACCACACCCACATGCCCTTCAGCGTGCGTGACTCCGTGGACCACCCCATGAGCCTCTACGCGGCCTCCAAGAAGGCCAACGAGCTCATGGCCCACGCCTACAGCCACCTCTTCCGCCTGCCCACCACGGGCCTGCGCTTCTTCACGGTCTATGGGCCCTGGGGCCGCCCCGACATGGCGCTGTTCCTGTTCACCAAGGCCATGCTGGCTGGTCAGCCGGTCCCGGTGTTCAACCACGGCGTCATGAGCCGCGACTTCACGTACATCGATGACATCGTGGAGGGCGTCATCCGCACGCTGGACGCACCACCGGAGCCCGACCCCACCTGGAACCCCGAGGACCCGAGCCCGGCCACCAGCTCCGCGCCGTATCGGGTGTTCAACATCGGCAACGGCAACCCCTCCGAGCTGCTGGACATGATCCGCCTGATCGAAGAAAACCTGGGCATCAAGGCCACCCTCGACATGCTCCCCATGCAGCCGGGTGACGTACCGGCCACCTATGCCGACGTGGCCGAGCTGCGCGACGCGGTGGGGTTCACCCCCAACACCAGCCTGGCCGTGGGCATCGAGCGCTTCGTGCGCTGGTACCGCGAGTACTACGCCGTCTGA
- a CDS encoding polysaccharide biosynthesis/export family protein has translation MDTGTIPPPSTNDSTLGASDVFDVRVFNEETLSATYRVGQDGTIDFPLVGQINVAGLEPAAVARLVENELRTRQLLRDPQVSVFVQEYFSKRVSVVGAVATPGNFPVSSGLTLVQVISLAGGFSDMADRNGTTLSRRVDGELQRFRVPVDEITSGRRPRCRSAPETSSTCPGACSDQTA, from the coding sequence GTGGACACCGGGACCATTCCGCCGCCATCCACCAACGACAGCACGCTGGGCGCTAGCGATGTGTTCGACGTGCGTGTCTTCAACGAAGAGACGCTCTCGGCGACGTACCGAGTGGGTCAAGACGGGACCATCGACTTCCCGCTCGTGGGCCAGATCAATGTGGCGGGTCTCGAGCCGGCTGCTGTGGCGCGGTTGGTCGAGAACGAGCTTCGCACCCGACAGCTGCTGCGTGACCCGCAGGTGTCGGTCTTCGTTCAAGAATACTTCTCGAAGCGCGTGAGTGTGGTGGGCGCGGTGGCCACGCCAGGGAACTTCCCAGTGAGCTCGGGCTTGACGTTGGTACAGGTCATCTCTCTGGCGGGTGGCTTCAGCGACATGGCCGACCGCAACGGCACCACGCTCAGCCGCCGGGTGGATGGCGAGCTGCAGCGCTTTCGCGTGCCCGTGGACGAGATCACGTCGGGTCGGCGGCCGAGGTGCCGCTCGGCGCCGGAGACATCATCAACGTGCCCCGGCGCGTGTTCTGATCAGACGGCGTAG